A genomic region of Sander lucioperca isolate FBNREF2018 chromosome 6, SLUC_FBN_1.2, whole genome shotgun sequence contains the following coding sequences:
- the rereb gene encoding arginine-glutamic acid dipeptide repeats protein isoform X3, translating into MGDSHSFCVYRPLRCVVSTSHIQTAFDMDDLFSPRRSLNSTQGEIRVGPSHQAKLPELQLRSAPGLQTQTESEELMWMPGVNDCDLLMYLRAARSMAAFAGMCDGGSTEDGCLAASRDDTTLNALNMLHASHYDAAKALQRLVKKPLPKLIEKCWSEDDVKRFIKGLRQYGKNFFRIRKDFLPSKKTGELITFYYHWKKTPEAAGTRAYRQQRRQPSSRKAKTRSATVPVTPSRNYSVDASSASEDDLDSEDSEQEVKSCSHCGTTSSKDWHQGRRDNPLLCTTCRTYENKHGCLPPAPKSAGAPFMFKPVKEEEEVNSKHGMRTRRSRAPQLSTLRSGHRRLTGSPTSEDQQSNSQPSPSGATSNSLRSSSTDNKIESSKKTNKKIKEEVTSQKTTKRVRESPAQEHDEPEKVAPKRPKTQDPRGSRSEGEAEVEEESSSESRSAQDDGSSDTKDIDQDNRSSSPSIPSPQQGNESDSDSSAQPNGGPSEPVAAAAVLADAPVPQALPSQGHPITPQPMQSAPPVDPAQSPPPPSQDPPQPAAGQSATTAGPNSRSQPASHSLYGLPPLPSALAQDSPLSPAFQVPPALNSTQSLQPHGLSPQAPQRPPPFFRESQLPQPPLSGPQIKPPPTTPIPPSHKPPHQSATPFPQMPSNLPPPPALKPLNSLPNQHPPGAPPPPLQLMPQPLPFQSLPTQLPVISQVQTHPGKSMTSSHPPAAASHPLTSVTSSAVGPVPSLQPAFQPLPLRPSPSTAAGGSHIQIKEEPLDEIEEAESPPSPPRSPSPEPTIVNMASHASQSARFIKHLDRGHNSCARTDLFFTPLSASKLAKKREDAVEKSRREAELSARQEREREKDREREREREADRNARASSSSHDSRMSDVQMTVQGHGRPSFEQPPTTVAAVPPYIGRDTPALRTLSEYARPHVMSPNNRNHPFYVSLSPGDPLLAYHMPGLYSAEPSLRERELRNLRERELRERMKPGFEVKPQDMETLHQSANPMEHFARHGAIGLPHIPGPPHHFAPFHPGLHHLERERMALAGPQLRPELSYAERLTAERLHAERMASVATDPAARLQMLNVTPHHHQHSHIHSHLHLHQQDLLGQGSGPHPLDPLGTGPRFARFPFPGGPIPNALLSDLPHDHEMLRHPLFGAAYQRELQGHIPQSAAHQLQAMHAQSAELQRMAMEQQWLHGHHLHGGPLPSQEDYYSRLKKEGDKPS; encoded by the exons ATGGGGGATTCGCATAGTTTTTGTGTGTATCGCCCACTGCGCTGCGTAGTGTCAACAAGCCACATCCAAACAGCCTTCGACATGGACGACCTGTTCAGTCCGCGGAG GAGCCTGAACAGCACACAGGGCGAGATAAGAGTGGGACCAAGTCATCAG GCCAAACTACCAGAGCTGCAGCTGCGGTCTGCTCCTGGTTTACAGACTCAGACAGAGAGTGAGGAACTGATGTGGATGCCTGGGGTCAATGACTGTGACCTTCTCATGTACCTCAGAGCTGCCAG GAGCATGGCAGCGTTTGCCGGGATGTGTGATGGTGGATCCACAGAGGATGGATGTTTAGCAGCCTCCCGTGATGATACCACACTCAACGCACTCAACATG CTACATGCAAGTCATTATGATGCAGCAAAAGCTCTCCAGCGTCTGGTTAAGAAGCCTCTGCCGAAGCTTATTGAGAAATGCTGGTCGGAGGATGATGTG aAACGCTTCATCAAAGGCCTGAGACAGTATGGAAAGAATTTCTTCCGCATCCGGAAAGACTTTCTGCCCAGCAAAAAGACT GGGGAGCTGATCACTTTCTATTACCACTGGAAGAAAACTCCTGAGGCTGCAGGAACAAGAGCTTATCGACAGCAACGACGACAGCCGTCCTCTCGCAAAGCAAAGACTCGCTCTGCGACAGTTCCTGTAACCCCATCGCGAAATTATTCAG TGGATGCGAGTTCTGCCAGTGAGGATGATCTTGATAGTGAAGACAGTGAACAGGAAGTCAAGAGCTGCAGCCACTGTGGTACAACAA GTTCTAAGGATTGGCACCAGGGGCGTAGAGACAACCCGTTGCTATGCACGACTTGTCGCACATACGAAAACAAACATGGATGTCTGCCGCCAGCTCCAAAATCTGCAGGCGCTCCATTCATGTTTAAACCTgttaaagaggaagaagaggtgaACAGCAAGCATGGCATGAGGACGCGGCGAAGCAGAGCACCT cagctgTCAACTTTAAGAAGTGGCCACAGGAGGCTCACAGGATCCCCCACCAGTGAGGATCAGCAGTCCAATAGTCAGCCCTCTCCAAGTGGAGCAACTTCTAATTCTTTGAGATCGTCATCCACAGATAATAAGATTGAATCCAGCAAGAAGACAAACAAG AAGATAAAAGAGGAGGTAACGTcacaaaagacaacaaaacgTGTACGGGAGAGTCCTGCTCAGGAGCATGACGAGCCTGAAAAAGTTGCACCTAAAAGGCCGAAGACACAG GATCCACGGGGCTCGCGGTCAGAGGGGGAGGCCGAGGTAGAGGAGGAAAGCTCTTCAGAAAGCCGCAGTGCTCAGGACGACGGCAGCAGTGACACCAAAGACATCGATCAGGACAACCGCAGCTCCTCTCCCAGCATTCCCAGCCCTCAGCAGGGCAACGAGAGCGACTCTGACTCATCTGCCCAGCCGAACGGTGGCCCATCAGAgcctgttgctgctgctgctgtgctggCTGACGCACCAGTCCCACAGGCCCTCCCCTCTCAAGGCCATCCCATCACTCCTCAGCCAATGCAAAGCGCCCCCCCTGTTGATCCTGCTCAGAgcccccctcctccttctcaGGACCCCCCTCAGCCAGCTGCTGGTCAGTCAGCTACCACAGCAGGCCCAAACAGCCGATCACAGCCCGCTTCTCACTCTCTTTATGGTTTACCACCTCTTCCTTCAGCACTGGCTCAGGATTCTCCTCTTTCTCCAGCATTTCAGGTCCCACCTGCTCTCAACTCTACACAGTCTCTGCAGCCTCATGGCCTGTCACCTCAGGCCCCCCAGCGACCCCCTCCCTTCTTTAGGGAGTCTCAGCTCCCCCAACCTCCTCTGTCTGGCCCACAAATCAAGCCCCCTCCCACCACTCCAATTCCACCTTCACACAAACCGCCACACCAGTCTGCTACACCTTTCCCTCAGATGCCCTCCaatctcccccctccccctgctCTAAAGCCACTCAATTCTCTGCCCAACCAGCATCCTCCAGgtgccccccctcctcctcttcagctCATGCCACAGCCTTTGCCATTTCAGTCGCTTCCTACCCAGCTTCCAGTGATCTCTCAGGTGCAGACCCACCCTGGAAAAAGCATGACTTCCTCTCACCCACCGGCCGCAGCCTCACACCCTCTCACCTCTGTAACATCTTCTGCTGTTGGCCCCGTCCCGAGCCTCCAGCCTGCATTCCAACCTCTTCCTCTGAGACCCTCACCGAGCACCGCAGCAGGGGGATCACACATTCAGATTAAAGAAGAGCCATTGGATGAGATAGAAGAGGCTGAAAGCCCACCCTCTCCACCTCGGAGCCCCTCGCCAGAGCCCACCATTGTCAACATGGCAAGCCATGCCAGCCAGTCTGCACG GTTTATCAAACACTTGGATCGTGGTCACAACTCCTGTGCCAGAACAGACCTGTTCTTTACTCCACTTTCAGCCTCCAAGCTGGCCAAGAAAAGGGAAGACGCTGTGGAAAAGTCCAGGAGAGAGGCTGAGCTCAGTGCTCGACAAGAACGTGAAagggaaaaagacagagagagagagagagaaagggaggcaGACAGAAATGCT AGAGCCTCCAGTTCGTCCCACGACAGTCGCATGAGTGATGTTCAGATGACAGTTCAGGGTCACGGGCGCCCCTCCTTTGAGCAGCCGCCCACCACTGTAGCCGCTGTGCCCCCATACATTGGCCGTGATACACCTGCTCTGCGCACCCTGAGTGAATATGCCCGACCTCATGTCATGTCGCCCAACAACCGCAACCATCCTTTCTATGTGTCACTGAGCCCTGGCGACCCCTTGCTGGCCTACCACATGCCTGGCCTGTACAGCGCTGAACCCAGCCTTAGAGAGCGCGAGCTCCGAAACCTCCGAGAGAGGGAGCTCCGCGAGAGGATGAAGCCTGGCTTTGAGGTCAAGCCCCAAGACATGGAAACTTTACACCAATCAGCCAACCCCATGGAGCACTTTGCCAGACACGGGGCGATCGGTCTTCCCCACATACCCGGGCCTCCCCACCACTTTGCACCCTTTCATCCCGGACTGCACCACCTGGAGCGGGAGAGGATGGCGCTGGCAGGACCTCAGCTGCGCCCGGAGCTGAGTTACGCAGAGCGACTTACTGCAGAGCGGCTTCACGCAGAGAGGATGGCATCTGTGGCGACCGACCCTGCTGCCAGGCTGCAGATGCTCAATGTGACGCCACATCATCACCAGCACTCTCACATTCACTCCCACCTCCACCTGCACCAACAGGATCTCCTCGGTCAAG GTTCAGGCCCTCATCCCCTAGACCCCCTGGGAACAGGACCACGTTTTGCCAGGTTCCCCTTCCCTGGCGGCCCAATTCCCAATGCTTTACTCAGCGATCTTCCTCATGATCATGAGATGCTGCGCCACCCACTGTTTG GAGCTGCATATCAACGAGAGCTGCAGGGCCATATTCCCCAGTCTGCTGCTCATCAGCTCCAGGCCATGCATGCTCAGTCTGCAGAGCTGCAGAGGATGGCTATGGAGCAGCAGTGGCTGCATGGGCATCACCTGCATGGAGGCCCTCTCCCCAGTCAGGAAGATTATTACAG CCGTCTGAAGAAAGAAGGTGACAAGCCATCTTGA
- the rereb gene encoding arginine-glutamic acid dipeptide repeats protein isoform X1, translating to MGDSHSFCVYRPLRCVVSTSHIQTAFDMDDLFSPRRSLNSTQGEIRVGPSHQAKLPELQLRSAPGLQTQTESEELMWMPGVNDCDLLMYLRAARSMAAFAGMCDGGSTEDGCLAASRDDTTLNALNMLHASHYDAAKALQRLVKKPLPKLIEKCWSEDDVKRFIKGLRQYGKNFFRIRKDFLPSKKTGELITFYYHWKKTPEAAGTRAYRQQRRQPSSRKAKTRSATVPVTPSRNYSVDASSASEDDLDSEDSEQEVKSCSHCGTTTFYLKTGSKDWHQGRRDNPLLCTTCRTYENKHGCLPPAPKSAGAPFMFKPVKEEEEVNSKHGMRTRRSRAPQLSTLRSGHRRLTGSPTSEDQQSNSQPSPSGATSNSLRSSSTDNKIESSKKTNKKIKEEVTSQKTTKRVRESPAQEHDEPEKVAPKRPKTQDPRGSRSEGEAEVEEESSSESRSAQDDGSSDTKDIDQDNRSSSPSIPSPQQGNESDSDSSAQPNGGPSEPVAAAAVLADAPVPQALPSQGHPITPQPMQSAPPVDPAQSPPPPSQDPPQPAAGQSATTAGPNSRSQPASHSLYGLPPLPSALAQDSPLSPAFQVPPALNSTQSLQPHGLSPQAPQRPPPFFRESQLPQPPLSGPQIKPPPTTPIPPSHKPPHQSATPFPQMPSNLPPPPALKPLNSLPNQHPPGAPPPPLQLMPQPLPFQSLPTQLPVISQVQTHPGKSMTSSHPPAAASHPLTSVTSSAVGPVPSLQPAFQPLPLRPSPSTAAGGSHIQIKEEPLDEIEEAESPPSPPRSPSPEPTIVNMASHASQSARFIKHLDRGHNSCARTDLFFTPLSASKLAKKREDAVEKSRREAELSARQEREREKDREREREREADRNARASSSSHDSRMSDVQMTVQGHGRPSFEQPPTTVAAVPPYIGRDTPALRTLSEYARPHVMSPNNRNHPFYVSLSPGDPLLAYHMPGLYSAEPSLRERELRNLRERELRERMKPGFEVKPQDMETLHQSANPMEHFARHGAIGLPHIPGPPHHFAPFHPGLHHLERERMALAGPQLRPELSYAERLTAERLHAERMASVATDPAARLQMLNVTPHHHQHSHIHSHLHLHQQDLLGQGSGPHPLDPLGTGPRFARFPFPGGPIPNALLSDLPHDHEMLRHPLFGAAYQRELQGHIPQSAAHQLQAMHAQSAELQRMAMEQQWLHGHHLHGGPLPSQEDYYSRLKKEGDKPS from the exons ATGGGGGATTCGCATAGTTTTTGTGTGTATCGCCCACTGCGCTGCGTAGTGTCAACAAGCCACATCCAAACAGCCTTCGACATGGACGACCTGTTCAGTCCGCGGAG GAGCCTGAACAGCACACAGGGCGAGATAAGAGTGGGACCAAGTCATCAG GCCAAACTACCAGAGCTGCAGCTGCGGTCTGCTCCTGGTTTACAGACTCAGACAGAGAGTGAGGAACTGATGTGGATGCCTGGGGTCAATGACTGTGACCTTCTCATGTACCTCAGAGCTGCCAG GAGCATGGCAGCGTTTGCCGGGATGTGTGATGGTGGATCCACAGAGGATGGATGTTTAGCAGCCTCCCGTGATGATACCACACTCAACGCACTCAACATG CTACATGCAAGTCATTATGATGCAGCAAAAGCTCTCCAGCGTCTGGTTAAGAAGCCTCTGCCGAAGCTTATTGAGAAATGCTGGTCGGAGGATGATGTG aAACGCTTCATCAAAGGCCTGAGACAGTATGGAAAGAATTTCTTCCGCATCCGGAAAGACTTTCTGCCCAGCAAAAAGACT GGGGAGCTGATCACTTTCTATTACCACTGGAAGAAAACTCCTGAGGCTGCAGGAACAAGAGCTTATCGACAGCAACGACGACAGCCGTCCTCTCGCAAAGCAAAGACTCGCTCTGCGACAGTTCCTGTAACCCCATCGCGAAATTATTCAG TGGATGCGAGTTCTGCCAGTGAGGATGATCTTGATAGTGAAGACAGTGAACAGGAAGTCAAGAGCTGCAGCCACTGTGGTACAACAA CATTTTATCTCAAAACAGGTTCTAAGGATTGGCACCAGGGGCGTAGAGACAACCCGTTGCTATGCACGACTTGTCGCACATACGAAAACAAACATGGATGTCTGCCGCCAGCTCCAAAATCTGCAGGCGCTCCATTCATGTTTAAACCTgttaaagaggaagaagaggtgaACAGCAAGCATGGCATGAGGACGCGGCGAAGCAGAGCACCT cagctgTCAACTTTAAGAAGTGGCCACAGGAGGCTCACAGGATCCCCCACCAGTGAGGATCAGCAGTCCAATAGTCAGCCCTCTCCAAGTGGAGCAACTTCTAATTCTTTGAGATCGTCATCCACAGATAATAAGATTGAATCCAGCAAGAAGACAAACAAG AAGATAAAAGAGGAGGTAACGTcacaaaagacaacaaaacgTGTACGGGAGAGTCCTGCTCAGGAGCATGACGAGCCTGAAAAAGTTGCACCTAAAAGGCCGAAGACACAG GATCCACGGGGCTCGCGGTCAGAGGGGGAGGCCGAGGTAGAGGAGGAAAGCTCTTCAGAAAGCCGCAGTGCTCAGGACGACGGCAGCAGTGACACCAAAGACATCGATCAGGACAACCGCAGCTCCTCTCCCAGCATTCCCAGCCCTCAGCAGGGCAACGAGAGCGACTCTGACTCATCTGCCCAGCCGAACGGTGGCCCATCAGAgcctgttgctgctgctgctgtgctggCTGACGCACCAGTCCCACAGGCCCTCCCCTCTCAAGGCCATCCCATCACTCCTCAGCCAATGCAAAGCGCCCCCCCTGTTGATCCTGCTCAGAgcccccctcctccttctcaGGACCCCCCTCAGCCAGCTGCTGGTCAGTCAGCTACCACAGCAGGCCCAAACAGCCGATCACAGCCCGCTTCTCACTCTCTTTATGGTTTACCACCTCTTCCTTCAGCACTGGCTCAGGATTCTCCTCTTTCTCCAGCATTTCAGGTCCCACCTGCTCTCAACTCTACACAGTCTCTGCAGCCTCATGGCCTGTCACCTCAGGCCCCCCAGCGACCCCCTCCCTTCTTTAGGGAGTCTCAGCTCCCCCAACCTCCTCTGTCTGGCCCACAAATCAAGCCCCCTCCCACCACTCCAATTCCACCTTCACACAAACCGCCACACCAGTCTGCTACACCTTTCCCTCAGATGCCCTCCaatctcccccctccccctgctCTAAAGCCACTCAATTCTCTGCCCAACCAGCATCCTCCAGgtgccccccctcctcctcttcagctCATGCCACAGCCTTTGCCATTTCAGTCGCTTCCTACCCAGCTTCCAGTGATCTCTCAGGTGCAGACCCACCCTGGAAAAAGCATGACTTCCTCTCACCCACCGGCCGCAGCCTCACACCCTCTCACCTCTGTAACATCTTCTGCTGTTGGCCCCGTCCCGAGCCTCCAGCCTGCATTCCAACCTCTTCCTCTGAGACCCTCACCGAGCACCGCAGCAGGGGGATCACACATTCAGATTAAAGAAGAGCCATTGGATGAGATAGAAGAGGCTGAAAGCCCACCCTCTCCACCTCGGAGCCCCTCGCCAGAGCCCACCATTGTCAACATGGCAAGCCATGCCAGCCAGTCTGCACG GTTTATCAAACACTTGGATCGTGGTCACAACTCCTGTGCCAGAACAGACCTGTTCTTTACTCCACTTTCAGCCTCCAAGCTGGCCAAGAAAAGGGAAGACGCTGTGGAAAAGTCCAGGAGAGAGGCTGAGCTCAGTGCTCGACAAGAACGTGAAagggaaaaagacagagagagagagagagaaagggaggcaGACAGAAATGCT AGAGCCTCCAGTTCGTCCCACGACAGTCGCATGAGTGATGTTCAGATGACAGTTCAGGGTCACGGGCGCCCCTCCTTTGAGCAGCCGCCCACCACTGTAGCCGCTGTGCCCCCATACATTGGCCGTGATACACCTGCTCTGCGCACCCTGAGTGAATATGCCCGACCTCATGTCATGTCGCCCAACAACCGCAACCATCCTTTCTATGTGTCACTGAGCCCTGGCGACCCCTTGCTGGCCTACCACATGCCTGGCCTGTACAGCGCTGAACCCAGCCTTAGAGAGCGCGAGCTCCGAAACCTCCGAGAGAGGGAGCTCCGCGAGAGGATGAAGCCTGGCTTTGAGGTCAAGCCCCAAGACATGGAAACTTTACACCAATCAGCCAACCCCATGGAGCACTTTGCCAGACACGGGGCGATCGGTCTTCCCCACATACCCGGGCCTCCCCACCACTTTGCACCCTTTCATCCCGGACTGCACCACCTGGAGCGGGAGAGGATGGCGCTGGCAGGACCTCAGCTGCGCCCGGAGCTGAGTTACGCAGAGCGACTTACTGCAGAGCGGCTTCACGCAGAGAGGATGGCATCTGTGGCGACCGACCCTGCTGCCAGGCTGCAGATGCTCAATGTGACGCCACATCATCACCAGCACTCTCACATTCACTCCCACCTCCACCTGCACCAACAGGATCTCCTCGGTCAAG GTTCAGGCCCTCATCCCCTAGACCCCCTGGGAACAGGACCACGTTTTGCCAGGTTCCCCTTCCCTGGCGGCCCAATTCCCAATGCTTTACTCAGCGATCTTCCTCATGATCATGAGATGCTGCGCCACCCACTGTTTG GAGCTGCATATCAACGAGAGCTGCAGGGCCATATTCCCCAGTCTGCTGCTCATCAGCTCCAGGCCATGCATGCTCAGTCTGCAGAGCTGCAGAGGATGGCTATGGAGCAGCAGTGGCTGCATGGGCATCACCTGCATGGAGGCCCTCTCCCCAGTCAGGAAGATTATTACAG CCGTCTGAAGAAAGAAGGTGACAAGCCATCTTGA
- the rereb gene encoding arginine-glutamic acid dipeptide repeats protein isoform X4: MGDSHSFCVYRPLRCVVSTSHIQTAFDMDDLFSPRRSLNSTQGEIRVGPSHQAKLPELQLRSAPGLQTQTESEELMWMPGVNDCDLLMYLRAARSMAAFAGMCDGGSTEDGCLAASRDDTTLNALNMLHASHYDAAKALQRLVKKPLPKLIEKCWSEDDVKRFIKGLRQYGKNFFRIRKDFLPSKKTGELITFYYHWKKTPEAAGTRAYRQQRRQPSSRKAKTRSATVPVTPSRNYSVDASSASEDDLDSEDSEQEVKSCSHCGTTSSKDWHQGRRDNPLLCTTCRTYENKHGCLPPAPKSAGAPFMFKPVKEEEEVNSKHGMRTRRSRAPLSTLRSGHRRLTGSPTSEDQQSNSQPSPSGATSNSLRSSSTDNKIESSKKTNKKIKEEVTSQKTTKRVRESPAQEHDEPEKVAPKRPKTQDPRGSRSEGEAEVEEESSSESRSAQDDGSSDTKDIDQDNRSSSPSIPSPQQGNESDSDSSAQPNGGPSEPVAAAAVLADAPVPQALPSQGHPITPQPMQSAPPVDPAQSPPPPSQDPPQPAAGQSATTAGPNSRSQPASHSLYGLPPLPSALAQDSPLSPAFQVPPALNSTQSLQPHGLSPQAPQRPPPFFRESQLPQPPLSGPQIKPPPTTPIPPSHKPPHQSATPFPQMPSNLPPPPALKPLNSLPNQHPPGAPPPPLQLMPQPLPFQSLPTQLPVISQVQTHPGKSMTSSHPPAAASHPLTSVTSSAVGPVPSLQPAFQPLPLRPSPSTAAGGSHIQIKEEPLDEIEEAESPPSPPRSPSPEPTIVNMASHASQSARFIKHLDRGHNSCARTDLFFTPLSASKLAKKREDAVEKSRREAELSARQEREREKDREREREREADRNARASSSSHDSRMSDVQMTVQGHGRPSFEQPPTTVAAVPPYIGRDTPALRTLSEYARPHVMSPNNRNHPFYVSLSPGDPLLAYHMPGLYSAEPSLRERELRNLRERELRERMKPGFEVKPQDMETLHQSANPMEHFARHGAIGLPHIPGPPHHFAPFHPGLHHLERERMALAGPQLRPELSYAERLTAERLHAERMASVATDPAARLQMLNVTPHHHQHSHIHSHLHLHQQDLLGQGSGPHPLDPLGTGPRFARFPFPGGPIPNALLSDLPHDHEMLRHPLFGAAYQRELQGHIPQSAAHQLQAMHAQSAELQRMAMEQQWLHGHHLHGGPLPSQEDYYSRLKKEGDKPS; encoded by the exons ATGGGGGATTCGCATAGTTTTTGTGTGTATCGCCCACTGCGCTGCGTAGTGTCAACAAGCCACATCCAAACAGCCTTCGACATGGACGACCTGTTCAGTCCGCGGAG GAGCCTGAACAGCACACAGGGCGAGATAAGAGTGGGACCAAGTCATCAG GCCAAACTACCAGAGCTGCAGCTGCGGTCTGCTCCTGGTTTACAGACTCAGACAGAGAGTGAGGAACTGATGTGGATGCCTGGGGTCAATGACTGTGACCTTCTCATGTACCTCAGAGCTGCCAG GAGCATGGCAGCGTTTGCCGGGATGTGTGATGGTGGATCCACAGAGGATGGATGTTTAGCAGCCTCCCGTGATGATACCACACTCAACGCACTCAACATG CTACATGCAAGTCATTATGATGCAGCAAAAGCTCTCCAGCGTCTGGTTAAGAAGCCTCTGCCGAAGCTTATTGAGAAATGCTGGTCGGAGGATGATGTG aAACGCTTCATCAAAGGCCTGAGACAGTATGGAAAGAATTTCTTCCGCATCCGGAAAGACTTTCTGCCCAGCAAAAAGACT GGGGAGCTGATCACTTTCTATTACCACTGGAAGAAAACTCCTGAGGCTGCAGGAACAAGAGCTTATCGACAGCAACGACGACAGCCGTCCTCTCGCAAAGCAAAGACTCGCTCTGCGACAGTTCCTGTAACCCCATCGCGAAATTATTCAG TGGATGCGAGTTCTGCCAGTGAGGATGATCTTGATAGTGAAGACAGTGAACAGGAAGTCAAGAGCTGCAGCCACTGTGGTACAACAA GTTCTAAGGATTGGCACCAGGGGCGTAGAGACAACCCGTTGCTATGCACGACTTGTCGCACATACGAAAACAAACATGGATGTCTGCCGCCAGCTCCAAAATCTGCAGGCGCTCCATTCATGTTTAAACCTgttaaagaggaagaagaggtgaACAGCAAGCATGGCATGAGGACGCGGCGAAGCAGAGCACCT ctgTCAACTTTAAGAAGTGGCCACAGGAGGCTCACAGGATCCCCCACCAGTGAGGATCAGCAGTCCAATAGTCAGCCCTCTCCAAGTGGAGCAACTTCTAATTCTTTGAGATCGTCATCCACAGATAATAAGATTGAATCCAGCAAGAAGACAAACAAG AAGATAAAAGAGGAGGTAACGTcacaaaagacaacaaaacgTGTACGGGAGAGTCCTGCTCAGGAGCATGACGAGCCTGAAAAAGTTGCACCTAAAAGGCCGAAGACACAG GATCCACGGGGCTCGCGGTCAGAGGGGGAGGCCGAGGTAGAGGAGGAAAGCTCTTCAGAAAGCCGCAGTGCTCAGGACGACGGCAGCAGTGACACCAAAGACATCGATCAGGACAACCGCAGCTCCTCTCCCAGCATTCCCAGCCCTCAGCAGGGCAACGAGAGCGACTCTGACTCATCTGCCCAGCCGAACGGTGGCCCATCAGAgcctgttgctgctgctgctgtgctggCTGACGCACCAGTCCCACAGGCCCTCCCCTCTCAAGGCCATCCCATCACTCCTCAGCCAATGCAAAGCGCCCCCCCTGTTGATCCTGCTCAGAgcccccctcctccttctcaGGACCCCCCTCAGCCAGCTGCTGGTCAGTCAGCTACCACAGCAGGCCCAAACAGCCGATCACAGCCCGCTTCTCACTCTCTTTATGGTTTACCACCTCTTCCTTCAGCACTGGCTCAGGATTCTCCTCTTTCTCCAGCATTTCAGGTCCCACCTGCTCTCAACTCTACACAGTCTCTGCAGCCTCATGGCCTGTCACCTCAGGCCCCCCAGCGACCCCCTCCCTTCTTTAGGGAGTCTCAGCTCCCCCAACCTCCTCTGTCTGGCCCACAAATCAAGCCCCCTCCCACCACTCCAATTCCACCTTCACACAAACCGCCACACCAGTCTGCTACACCTTTCCCTCAGATGCCCTCCaatctcccccctccccctgctCTAAAGCCACTCAATTCTCTGCCCAACCAGCATCCTCCAGgtgccccccctcctcctcttcagctCATGCCACAGCCTTTGCCATTTCAGTCGCTTCCTACCCAGCTTCCAGTGATCTCTCAGGTGCAGACCCACCCTGGAAAAAGCATGACTTCCTCTCACCCACCGGCCGCAGCCTCACACCCTCTCACCTCTGTAACATCTTCTGCTGTTGGCCCCGTCCCGAGCCTCCAGCCTGCATTCCAACCTCTTCCTCTGAGACCCTCACCGAGCACCGCAGCAGGGGGATCACACATTCAGATTAAAGAAGAGCCATTGGATGAGATAGAAGAGGCTGAAAGCCCACCCTCTCCACCTCGGAGCCCCTCGCCAGAGCCCACCATTGTCAACATGGCAAGCCATGCCAGCCAGTCTGCACG GTTTATCAAACACTTGGATCGTGGTCACAACTCCTGTGCCAGAACAGACCTGTTCTTTACTCCACTTTCAGCCTCCAAGCTGGCCAAGAAAAGGGAAGACGCTGTGGAAAAGTCCAGGAGAGAGGCTGAGCTCAGTGCTCGACAAGAACGTGAAagggaaaaagacagagagagagagagagaaagggaggcaGACAGAAATGCT AGAGCCTCCAGTTCGTCCCACGACAGTCGCATGAGTGATGTTCAGATGACAGTTCAGGGTCACGGGCGCCCCTCCTTTGAGCAGCCGCCCACCACTGTAGCCGCTGTGCCCCCATACATTGGCCGTGATACACCTGCTCTGCGCACCCTGAGTGAATATGCCCGACCTCATGTCATGTCGCCCAACAACCGCAACCATCCTTTCTATGTGTCACTGAGCCCTGGCGACCCCTTGCTGGCCTACCACATGCCTGGCCTGTACAGCGCTGAACCCAGCCTTAGAGAGCGCGAGCTCCGAAACCTCCGAGAGAGGGAGCTCCGCGAGAGGATGAAGCCTGGCTTTGAGGTCAAGCCCCAAGACATGGAAACTTTACACCAATCAGCCAACCCCATGGAGCACTTTGCCAGACACGGGGCGATCGGTCTTCCCCACATACCCGGGCCTCCCCACCACTTTGCACCCTTTCATCCCGGACTGCACCACCTGGAGCGGGAGAGGATGGCGCTGGCAGGACCTCAGCTGCGCCCGGAGCTGAGTTACGCAGAGCGACTTACTGCAGAGCGGCTTCACGCAGAGAGGATGGCATCTGTGGCGACCGACCCTGCTGCCAGGCTGCAGATGCTCAATGTGACGCCACATCATCACCAGCACTCTCACATTCACTCCCACCTCCACCTGCACCAACAGGATCTCCTCGGTCAAG GTTCAGGCCCTCATCCCCTAGACCCCCTGGGAACAGGACCACGTTTTGCCAGGTTCCCCTTCCCTGGCGGCCCAATTCCCAATGCTTTACTCAGCGATCTTCCTCATGATCATGAGATGCTGCGCCACCCACTGTTTG GAGCTGCATATCAACGAGAGCTGCAGGGCCATATTCCCCAGTCTGCTGCTCATCAGCTCCAGGCCATGCATGCTCAGTCTGCAGAGCTGCAGAGGATGGCTATGGAGCAGCAGTGGCTGCATGGGCATCACCTGCATGGAGGCCCTCTCCCCAGTCAGGAAGATTATTACAG CCGTCTGAAGAAAGAAGGTGACAAGCCATCTTGA